Proteins from a single region of Bdellovibrio svalbardensis:
- a CDS encoding HAMP domain-containing protein — translation MGLLNQRRKLIVDREVQYDLLMYVGLFVAFVFLSQILVAAMFLHKLETKAALGELGSMSIAEFIAKFKVVFLIYELFAVSACAVVGFYFLNRLTSRIVGPLYNIRRILHLIKVKPESQIEIKLRKDDYFHELVDDLNTALKRDNVL, via the coding sequence ATGGGATTATTGAATCAAAGACGTAAACTCATAGTTGATCGCGAAGTCCAATACGACCTTCTTATGTATGTTGGACTGTTTGTCGCCTTCGTTTTCCTCAGTCAAATTCTTGTGGCCGCAATGTTTTTACATAAACTCGAAACCAAAGCCGCCCTTGGCGAATTGGGCTCCATGAGCATCGCGGAGTTTATCGCAAAATTCAAAGTGGTCTTCTTAATCTATGAACTGTTTGCAGTCAGTGCTTGTGCAGTTGTGGGCTTTTACTTTTTAAACCGCCTGACCAGTCGTATTGTCGGACCTCTCTACAACATTCGCCGAATTTTGCACCTGATAAAGGTCAAACCGGAAAGCCAGATTGAGATCAAGCTGCGCAAAGATGATTACTTCCACGAACTGGTCGATGATTTGAATACCGCCCTAAAGCGCGATAATGTCTTGTGA
- a CDS encoding helicase HerA-like domain-containing protein, which yields MSENRILIGRGDQPCYLEGRYANRHGLIAGATGTGKTVTLQLLAEGLSDLGVPVFLADIKGDLAGLSQKGDDNPKLSERARQLGVSNYSHQAYPVVFWDVFQKEGHPVRATISEMGPLLLSRLLNLNDTQSGVLSLLFKYADDKGLLLLDLKDLKAILSFASENVDVIGKDYGALSKQTLGVIQRALLSLEEQGAENFFAEPALKLQDFMQTSVDGRGPIHILAAEKLYQQPTLYATFLLWLLSELFETLPEQGDKDLPKLVFFFDEAHLLFNDAPKALLDKVEQVVRLIRSKGVGVYFVTQNPLDIPENILGQLGNRIQHALRAFTPKDQKSVKAAAETFRAKAGLDVSAVITEMAVGEALISTLSEGGVPTPVERAKICPPQSRMGTITSEERQAVLSRSPFKNQYDQKIDRESAYEKLQKRTEGQGGADPAKVKTAKKEPDSMWEIATKNVVRAASSKVGRELGQSLLRGILGSLKK from the coding sequence ATGTCTGAAAATCGCATCTTAATTGGACGAGGTGATCAGCCTTGTTACCTCGAAGGTCGCTACGCCAATCGTCATGGCCTCATAGCGGGTGCAACGGGCACGGGTAAAACCGTCACTTTGCAGCTTTTGGCCGAAGGGCTTTCTGATTTGGGTGTTCCGGTTTTTCTCGCCGATATCAAAGGCGATCTGGCGGGGCTTTCACAAAAAGGTGATGACAATCCAAAACTAAGTGAGCGGGCGCGGCAGCTGGGAGTGAGTAACTATTCTCATCAAGCCTATCCGGTCGTTTTTTGGGATGTCTTTCAAAAAGAAGGGCATCCGGTGCGAGCCACTATTTCAGAAATGGGTCCTTTGTTGCTTTCAAGATTGTTGAACCTCAACGATACGCAAAGTGGTGTACTCAGTCTGCTCTTTAAATACGCGGACGATAAAGGTCTTTTGCTTTTAGATCTTAAAGATTTGAAGGCGATACTTTCTTTTGCCTCAGAAAACGTGGACGTAATTGGCAAAGACTACGGGGCTCTTAGTAAGCAAACTCTGGGGGTCATTCAAAGGGCGCTTTTAAGTTTGGAAGAGCAGGGGGCGGAAAACTTTTTCGCGGAGCCGGCCCTGAAGCTGCAGGACTTTATGCAAACTTCCGTGGATGGACGAGGGCCCATTCATATTCTTGCGGCAGAGAAACTATATCAGCAACCGACCTTATATGCGACTTTCTTGTTGTGGCTTCTGTCGGAGCTTTTCGAAACTTTGCCAGAGCAAGGAGATAAGGACCTGCCAAAGTTGGTGTTCTTTTTTGATGAAGCGCATTTGCTATTTAATGATGCCCCGAAAGCTTTGCTGGATAAGGTGGAGCAAGTTGTGCGCTTGATTCGCTCCAAAGGGGTGGGGGTTTATTTTGTGACCCAAAATCCTTTGGATATTCCAGAGAATATTTTAGGCCAGTTAGGGAACCGGATACAGCATGCACTGCGAGCTTTCACCCCGAAAGATCAGAAGTCAGTAAAGGCGGCTGCAGAAACCTTTCGCGCCAAAGCGGGACTTGATGTGTCTGCGGTCATCACAGAGATGGCCGTTGGTGAGGCCCTTATTTCAACATTGAGTGAAGGAGGGGTGCCCACTCCTGTAGAGCGTGCGAAGATATGTCCACCGCAATCACGCATGGGCACCATTACTTCAGAAGAACGACAGGCTGTTCTCTCCAGATCACCATTTAAGAATCAATACGATCAAAAAATCGATCGGGAATCTGCTTATGAAAAACTTCAAAAACGCACGGAAGGTCAAGGAGGTGCAGACCCTGCGAAAGTTAAAACTGCTAAGAAAGAGCCCGACTCTATGTGGGAAATTGCCACGAAAAACGTCGTGCGAGCGGCAAGTTCAAAGGTGGGACGTGAGCTAGGACAAAGTCTTCTGCGCGGAATCCTGGGATCACTCAAAAAATAG
- a CDS encoding tyrosine-protein phosphatase, with product MKLQGGINFRDMGGYQTKEGRKVKPKFFFRSGSLSKLTQEDLAQLQALSISHVLDYRDTHESQKDQDLLWHGVNYECCPANPPSHAMTAAMGDWFTKERLESLPADYMESLYQALPFGNSAYRRMFQKMDSLDRGGLLQHCAVGKDRTGVGSALLLSSLGVKKETVLEDYLKTEAGLLPFKMQIIERVEKFLSPKAMTRFEYMMSANENFLNAAFDEINKRYGNLEKFLETEYAITPEVRERWQHKFTE from the coding sequence ATGAAGTTGCAGGGTGGAATCAATTTTCGCGATATGGGTGGATATCAAACCAAAGAAGGACGTAAGGTGAAGCCGAAGTTCTTTTTCCGCTCTGGTTCGTTGTCAAAATTGACTCAGGAAGATCTTGCACAACTTCAGGCTTTGTCGATCTCGCATGTCTTGGACTATCGCGACACCCATGAATCTCAAAAAGATCAGGATTTGCTCTGGCACGGAGTAAACTACGAATGTTGTCCTGCGAATCCACCGTCTCATGCAATGACTGCTGCGATGGGGGACTGGTTCACCAAAGAGCGCCTGGAATCATTGCCTGCTGACTATATGGAGTCCTTGTATCAAGCGCTGCCTTTCGGGAACTCAGCCTATCGGCGCATGTTTCAAAAGATGGACTCGTTGGATCGCGGTGGTTTGCTTCAGCACTGCGCCGTTGGTAAGGATCGCACGGGCGTGGGGTCAGCCTTGTTGCTTTCTTCCTTGGGTGTGAAGAAAGAGACAGTTTTGGAGGATTATCTTAAAACCGAAGCGGGCCTATTGCCGTTTAAGATGCAAATCATCGAACGCGTGGAAAAGTTTCTTTCCCCCAAAGCCATGACTCGCTTCGAATACATGATGTCGGCTAACGAGAACTTCCTGAATGCCGCCTTTGACGAAATCAACAAACGCTACGGCAACCTGGAAAAATTTCTCGAAACCGAATACGCCATCACTCCGGAAGTCCGCGAACGCTGGCAACACAAGTTCACCGAATAA
- a CDS encoding aminotransferase class V-fold PLP-dependent enzyme: MSLAKLAEFQVQFARKPGLIHLNNAGLAPITLAARDKVQYWAERFYQEGFWTDADYMADVLSTRHALASLIGCQHDEIAWYQSAAGAINQFAFGVNLQPGDEVVIWDQEYSSHLYPWKEACDQAKASLKVLKSEANLQTPTEKYLEALTEKTKVAAFSWVQFSSGARMDTEAVIKECKKRGILVFIDIAQGLGIHPCKLWQWGADAVAGGSHKWLVSPVGVGYLAIRKELAMRMKPRVIGAYTYGTCDDPSDFACEPKRDATKFEPGSKQVLEITALGASCRLIHNVGVEVIEAEALRLASKLREGLESKGHTLLNPFGKAAISPMVNFYPKENISIEEVITTLNNHHINFARRGGGIRLSTHAFNTEEEITKVLRLL, from the coding sequence ATGAGTTTGGCTAAGCTTGCAGAATTCCAAGTGCAATTTGCTAGAAAACCCGGACTGATTCATTTGAATAATGCCGGCTTAGCACCAATCACCCTAGCGGCTCGTGATAAAGTTCAGTATTGGGCGGAGCGCTTTTACCAAGAAGGCTTTTGGACTGATGCTGATTATATGGCGGATGTTTTGTCTACTCGCCACGCCTTGGCTTCTTTGATTGGCTGTCAACATGATGAGATCGCCTGGTATCAAAGCGCTGCGGGAGCGATCAATCAATTTGCCTTCGGTGTGAATCTTCAGCCCGGCGATGAAGTGGTGATCTGGGACCAAGAATACTCCAGCCATCTTTATCCTTGGAAAGAAGCTTGCGATCAGGCGAAGGCTTCTTTGAAGGTCTTAAAGTCCGAAGCAAATTTACAAACTCCGACTGAGAAATATCTTGAAGCTTTGACAGAGAAAACCAAAGTCGCGGCCTTTAGTTGGGTGCAATTCAGCTCTGGCGCTCGAATGGATACGGAAGCAGTCATCAAAGAATGTAAAAAACGCGGTATTTTGGTTTTCATCGACATCGCTCAAGGCCTTGGCATTCACCCTTGTAAACTTTGGCAATGGGGCGCTGATGCTGTCGCTGGTGGTAGTCACAAATGGCTTGTGAGCCCCGTGGGCGTCGGTTATCTCGCTATCCGCAAAGAACTGGCGATGCGCATGAAACCACGTGTGATTGGCGCTTATACTTATGGGACCTGTGATGATCCTTCTGACTTTGCATGCGAACCAAAAAGAGATGCCACAAAGTTCGAACCCGGTTCAAAACAAGTTTTGGAAATCACCGCTCTGGGTGCTTCCTGCAGGCTGATCCACAATGTTGGCGTGGAAGTCATCGAGGCCGAAGCCTTAAGACTTGCCAGCAAACTGCGCGAAGGTTTGGAAAGCAAAGGCCACACCCTGCTCAATCCCTTCGGCAAAGCTGCTATTTCCCCGATGGTGAATTTCTATCCCAAAGAAAACATCTCCATCGAAGAAGTCATCACCACCTTGAACAATCACCACATCAACTTCGCCCGACGTGGCGGGGGCATCCGCCTCTCCACACACGCCTTCAACACCGAAGAAGAAATAACAAAAGTCCTTCGCCTCCTCTAA
- the ovoA gene encoding 5-histidylcysteine sulfoxide synthase — MSYTVSLQRNPNLSIPQVDRTGANEVQNFFGKNWWTGLPPEECAGYHPEQKFLQALPLVNLQICTRQDVLDYFNNTWTLTEVLFSALKNEATYIRPPYHELRHPLIFYYGHPAVLYYNKLRLAGIVSNPVDLYLEKILETGVDEMSWDDMSKNEMQWPKVQAVHEYRKKIYDIVVNVIKTHPDLEPSAQRNLGPSSPLWSLFMGFEHEKIHFETSSVLIRELPLELVETPKHWAPLHPSALTKTPSKPVAGKDYPVAEWVQVPGGKVEYGKPPSAPSFGWDNEYGSRTKTVKDFQVTNQLISNGEYYEFVAGLGYINDKYWSQEGLLWRKFRNTKRPTFWVAHGPEGLHDYKLRTIFEIVDMPWSWPAEVNYHEAQAYIHWKQEKDHGKLIYRLITEPEHVRLRETDTDPVLQKDSYNNRAESLRSLDYNLNFQFSSANPVNFYSGNKLGVKDLFGNVWQWAEDQFNPLDGFKVHPLYDDFSTPCFDGKHQMILGGSFISCGHEASKWARFHFRPHFFQHAGFRIAATLDGSSDNESTKLKQAGDYVHPRRQNVRDQMQHTDWWKKVNQPLELDETEMKELWNQTQSTILKFELHRAELSPMGTALDPATNDVAKDFRLPYQSVKTFPDRPDDFQKLLKTVLEELVPTGQQPGHPGYMAYVAGSGNAISNMAQALSQTLNQFTGHYSLSPGLVSLEAEALRWVLNMVGYPSQSAGFFTTGGSLATLSAMSLARKAKFKGYDLSRARFYASAHAHHCAGKSLSILGFPKEALTLIAVNDKLQMNVPELEKQIAADLAQGLQPVCVIGTAGSTNTGAIDNLAEISVIAKKNNLWFHVDGAYGGFFLLTEEGQNLLKGIAESDSIILDPHKSLSLPYGTGCLLVRDRALMSYDYTGAPTYMPPSPGLQDEDGRLDFADISPELSRDFRGLRFWLPIKTLGIGPFQVNLEEKMKLAKYLANELRGISDLEVLAEPQLSIVNFKMKESAMTRELLTHINQSQKIFLSGCTVNKEFVIRVCLLGFRSHFAEVNTLLEIIRNSLKEMGV, encoded by the coding sequence ATGTCTTATACTGTCTCACTACAAAGAAATCCGAATCTATCCATTCCTCAGGTCGACCGCACTGGCGCGAATGAGGTTCAAAACTTTTTTGGTAAAAACTGGTGGACGGGTCTTCCTCCTGAGGAATGTGCTGGTTACCATCCTGAGCAAAAATTTCTTCAAGCACTGCCCTTGGTGAATTTGCAAATCTGCACTCGCCAAGATGTCTTGGATTATTTCAACAACACTTGGACACTGACGGAAGTTCTGTTCTCTGCTTTGAAGAACGAGGCGACTTACATTCGCCCTCCTTATCATGAACTACGTCATCCCTTGATCTTCTATTACGGCCATCCCGCAGTTCTTTACTACAATAAACTTCGACTGGCTGGGATCGTCAGCAATCCAGTGGATTTGTATCTGGAGAAAATTCTTGAAACCGGCGTCGACGAGATGAGCTGGGATGATATGTCCAAAAATGAAATGCAGTGGCCGAAGGTTCAGGCTGTGCATGAGTATCGTAAAAAGATTTACGATATCGTGGTGAATGTTATTAAAACTCACCCTGACCTGGAGCCAAGCGCACAACGAAATCTCGGTCCCTCATCCCCGCTCTGGTCTTTATTCATGGGTTTTGAGCACGAGAAAATTCACTTTGAAACTTCCAGCGTACTTATTCGCGAGCTTCCTCTGGAATTGGTGGAAACGCCCAAGCACTGGGCTCCGCTGCATCCTTCCGCTCTTACGAAAACCCCTTCAAAGCCTGTGGCGGGAAAAGACTATCCAGTGGCGGAATGGGTGCAAGTCCCGGGCGGCAAGGTGGAATATGGAAAGCCACCTTCGGCGCCTTCTTTTGGTTGGGACAACGAATATGGTTCTCGCACCAAAACTGTGAAGGACTTCCAAGTTACCAATCAACTGATCAGCAATGGCGAGTACTACGAATTTGTAGCCGGCTTGGGCTATATCAATGACAAGTATTGGAGTCAGGAAGGTTTGTTATGGAGAAAGTTCCGTAACACCAAACGTCCGACTTTTTGGGTGGCCCATGGACCGGAAGGACTTCACGACTACAAGCTTAGAACAATTTTTGAAATCGTTGACATGCCGTGGAGCTGGCCCGCAGAGGTCAACTATCACGAAGCACAAGCTTACATTCACTGGAAGCAAGAGAAAGATCACGGTAAACTGATCTATCGATTGATCACAGAACCCGAACATGTGCGTTTGCGTGAGACCGACACTGACCCTGTTTTGCAAAAAGATTCTTACAACAACCGCGCAGAGTCTTTGCGCTCACTTGATTACAACCTGAACTTCCAATTCTCTTCCGCAAACCCTGTGAATTTCTATTCAGGAAATAAACTGGGCGTGAAAGATCTCTTTGGAAATGTTTGGCAATGGGCTGAGGATCAATTCAATCCCCTCGATGGATTTAAAGTTCACCCCTTGTATGATGACTTCTCGACTCCCTGCTTTGATGGAAAACATCAGATGATCTTGGGCGGAAGCTTTATCAGTTGCGGGCATGAAGCCAGCAAATGGGCGCGCTTTCACTTTAGACCTCACTTCTTCCAGCACGCAGGTTTCCGTATTGCCGCAACTTTGGATGGCAGTTCTGACAACGAATCCACCAAGCTCAAACAAGCTGGCGACTATGTTCATCCGCGCCGACAAAATGTGCGCGATCAGATGCAGCACACCGATTGGTGGAAAAAGGTCAATCAGCCTCTAGAGCTGGATGAAACGGAAATGAAGGAACTTTGGAATCAAACTCAAAGCACCATCTTGAAGTTTGAATTGCATCGCGCGGAACTTTCGCCGATGGGCACGGCTTTGGATCCTGCCACCAATGACGTTGCCAAAGACTTCCGTCTACCTTATCAAAGCGTGAAGACTTTCCCTGATCGCCCCGATGACTTTCAAAAACTTTTGAAAACTGTATTGGAAGAACTGGTTCCAACGGGACAACAACCTGGTCATCCAGGCTATATGGCTTATGTCGCGGGAAGCGGAAATGCGATCAGCAATATGGCGCAAGCTCTGTCACAGACTTTAAATCAATTCACTGGTCATTATAGTCTGTCGCCAGGTTTGGTCAGCCTTGAGGCCGAGGCCCTTCGTTGGGTTTTGAACATGGTCGGTTATCCATCTCAGAGTGCAGGATTCTTCACCACCGGTGGAAGTCTTGCGACCTTGTCCGCTATGAGTCTTGCGCGCAAAGCAAAATTCAAAGGATACGATCTCAGCCGCGCCCGATTCTATGCTTCGGCACATGCACATCACTGCGCTGGAAAATCATTAAGCATCCTGGGATTCCCTAAAGAGGCTCTGACCTTGATCGCTGTGAATGACAAACTTCAGATGAATGTCCCGGAGCTAGAAAAGCAGATTGCCGCCGACCTCGCACAAGGTCTTCAACCTGTTTGTGTGATCGGAACTGCGGGCAGCACCAACACAGGGGCCATTGATAACCTGGCTGAGATCTCGGTTATTGCGAAAAAGAACAATCTTTGGTTCCACGTTGATGGAGCTTATGGTGGCTTCTTCCTTTTGACGGAAGAGGGTCAGAATCTGCTAAAAGGAATTGCTGAATCAGATTCGATTATTCTTGATCCACATAAGTCGTTGTCGCTTCCTTATGGAACCGGCTGCTTGCTTGTGCGCGATCGCGCCTTGATGAGTTATGATTACACCGGGGCTCCGACGTACATGCCACCATCTCCGGGACTTCAAGATGAAGACGGTCGTTTAGATTTTGCAGACATCTCTCCAGAACTATCCCGAGACTTCCGAGGCCTGCGCTTTTGGTTGCCGATTAAGACATTGGGCATCGGTCCCTTCCAGGTCAACTTGGAAGAGAAAATGAAATTGGCAAAATATCTCGCCAATGAGCTGCGCGGTATTTCGGACTTGGAAGTTCTGGCGGAGCCGCAACTTTCGATCGTAAATTTCAAGATGAAAGAGTCAGCAATGACGCGCGAACTTTTGACTCATATCAATCAGTCACAAAAGATTTTCCTCAGTGGCTGCACGGTGAATAAAGAGTTTGTCATTCGTGTTTGTTTGTTGGGCTTCAGAAGTCATTTCGCTGAGGTAAACACCCTTTTGGAAATCATTCGCAACTCTTTGAAAGAAATGGGCGTGTAA
- a CDS encoding HutD/Ves family protein: protein MTTLQVLKYSDYKVMPWKNGLGMTAQIDIFPKNTEFPPNSSDESFLWRVSSASVQNNNPFSQFPGCDRYLAVYQGQGLRLNEKDLRPTQILQFRGEDPIQGDLIHGPVLDIGVIYRREKVHATMSFVQASPGQALELTLTHKTHYIFCARGKFRCQEMKVSAKETLIINKACDLQVIAEGNEDLQLYLIQLSLR, encoded by the coding sequence ATGACAACATTGCAGGTGCTCAAATATTCCGACTACAAAGTCATGCCTTGGAAAAATGGCCTTGGCATGACAGCACAGATTGATATTTTTCCAAAGAATACAGAGTTCCCCCCAAATTCTTCTGATGAAAGTTTTTTGTGGCGCGTAAGTTCTGCCTCCGTCCAAAACAACAACCCTTTCTCCCAATTTCCTGGATGTGATCGCTACCTGGCGGTTTACCAAGGCCAAGGTCTTCGCTTGAATGAAAAGGACCTTCGCCCGACTCAAATCCTTCAATTTCGAGGAGAAGATCCCATCCAAGGTGATCTCATTCATGGTCCCGTTTTAGACATTGGCGTCATATACCGCCGCGAAAAAGTCCATGCGACGATGAGTTTTGTGCAGGCCTCGCCTGGTCAAGCATTAGAACTCACCCTGACCCACAAGACTCACTACATTTTCTGTGCTCGAGGCAAATTTCGCTGTCAAGAAATGAAGGTCTCAGCAAAGGAAACTCTGATAATCAACAAAGCATGCGATCTACAGGTGATTGCCGAAGGAAATGAAGATCTTCAACTGTACCTAATTCAACTTTCGCTTAGATAA
- a CDS encoding cytochrome c biogenesis protein DipZ, translating into MLLFLLSYIGGVLTILSPCILPVIPFVFAKADQPFRKSGLPLLLGMAITFAGFSSLAVLGGAWVAQANNWGRWIAIFLMTIFGLTLVFPQFFERIFEPLTRLGSKISNSSGSSAKQSSFSHSMLLGAATGLLWAPCAGPILGLILTGAATQGTPEKAVWFLFAYALGAATSLMLALVAGGKFLGTLKKSLKAERAVKTTLGIAVLLGVAAISFNLDRTVLTRISRLQTEDLESHLIDLFKPSSGIVAAGTKEDPMLALSPNLAGATKWLNSPALTLESLKGKVVVVDFWTYSCINCLRTLPYVKAWAEKYKDQGLVVIGVHTPEFAFEKDPENVAKALTDLGITYPVAMDNNYSIWNTFENRYWPAHYFFDRNGKIRHHHFGEGGYAKSEQVIQELLHEGTGQKMNTSDLVTSQVQGEGALAASKFSDVKSPETYIGYARAKNLHIDPAVKADSPVKYKNITPLKLNEWSMSGSWNIGKEKAVAVKSKGRIIYRFHARDLHLVLGPQTPGTAISFRVTLDGKAPGKDHGVDINEKGEGIVNENRLYQLIRQRSETEKLEDRTFEIEFLSPGVEVFAFTFG; encoded by the coding sequence ATGTTACTCTTCTTACTTTCTTACATCGGTGGCGTATTAACCATCTTAAGTCCCTGCATTCTTCCCGTGATTCCCTTTGTGTTTGCAAAGGCTGATCAACCATTTCGTAAGAGTGGTTTGCCACTCTTACTTGGAATGGCGATCACATTTGCAGGCTTCTCCAGCTTGGCAGTTTTGGGTGGCGCTTGGGTCGCTCAAGCTAATAATTGGGGACGATGGATCGCAATCTTTCTAATGACAATCTTTGGTTTGACTCTGGTATTTCCGCAATTTTTTGAAAGAATCTTTGAACCACTCACTCGCCTGGGTTCAAAAATCTCCAACAGTTCAGGATCAAGTGCAAAGCAGTCGTCTTTCTCGCACTCTATGCTTTTAGGAGCTGCCACGGGGCTTTTATGGGCTCCGTGTGCGGGACCGATTTTAGGTTTAATCTTAACTGGAGCCGCGACCCAAGGAACTCCCGAAAAAGCAGTTTGGTTTTTGTTCGCCTACGCTTTAGGTGCGGCCACCTCATTGATGTTGGCCCTTGTTGCCGGAGGCAAGTTCTTAGGAACTTTGAAAAAATCTTTGAAAGCCGAACGCGCGGTGAAAACAACTTTGGGTATCGCGGTCCTTCTTGGTGTCGCCGCCATATCTTTCAATCTGGATCGCACCGTTTTGACTAGAATCTCCCGGTTGCAAACTGAAGATTTGGAAAGTCATTTGATTGATCTCTTTAAACCCTCGAGTGGAATTGTCGCTGCGGGTACGAAGGAGGATCCCATGCTGGCGCTCTCGCCAAATCTTGCGGGGGCTACAAAATGGCTGAACTCCCCAGCCCTGACACTCGAGTCCCTCAAGGGCAAAGTGGTTGTCGTGGACTTCTGGACTTACTCTTGTATCAACTGTCTGCGCACTCTTCCCTATGTCAAAGCTTGGGCTGAGAAGTACAAAGACCAAGGCTTGGTTGTCATTGGTGTGCACACCCCAGAGTTTGCTTTTGAAAAAGATCCCGAAAATGTCGCCAAAGCTTTGACGGATTTGGGAATCACGTATCCGGTCGCAATGGACAACAATTATTCCATCTGGAATACTTTCGAAAATCGCTATTGGCCGGCTCACTACTTCTTTGATCGCAATGGAAAAATCCGTCATCACCATTTTGGCGAAGGAGGCTATGCAAAGTCTGAACAAGTCATCCAAGAACTGCTTCATGAAGGTACGGGCCAGAAAATGAACACATCAGATCTCGTGACTTCACAGGTTCAGGGCGAAGGTGCTTTGGCCGCCTCCAAGTTCAGTGACGTCAAATCACCGGAGACTTACATTGGCTATGCCCGCGCAAAAAACTTGCACATTGATCCGGCTGTGAAAGCGGACAGTCCGGTCAAATACAAAAATATCACCCCCCTCAAACTCAATGAATGGTCCATGTCTGGAAGTTGGAACATTGGAAAAGAAAAGGCTGTGGCGGTCAAATCGAAAGGACGAATCATCTATCGCTTTCACGCCCGGGATTTGCATTTGGTCTTGGGCCCGCAAACGCCAGGCACTGCCATTTCATTTCGCGTCACTCTTGATGGCAAAGCCCCTGGTAAAGATCATGGAGTAGATATCAATGAAAAGGGTGAAGGCATTGTGAATGAAAATCGCCTCTATCAACTGATCCGCCAAAGAAGTGAGACCGAGAAACTGGAAGATAGGACTTTTGAAATTGAATTCTTAAGCCCGGGTGTTGAAGTTTTTGCGTTTACCTTTGGCTAA
- the msrB gene encoding peptide-methionine (R)-S-oxide reductase MsrB, with protein sequence MGHKALLTLLILAASSTVLAKDFSAYKKPSQADLKKQLTNEQFEVTQKDGTEAPFHNEYWNNHEEGIYVDVVSGEPLFSSKDKYDSGTGWPSFTKPLDAKSVKTETDRSLFMARTEVRSRYANSHLGHVFDDGPPPTGKRYCMNSASLKFIPVNKLESAGYGEYLPLFKKK encoded by the coding sequence ATGGGACATAAAGCCCTTTTAACATTACTGATTCTGGCCGCAAGCAGCACAGTCTTGGCCAAGGACTTCAGTGCCTATAAAAAGCCATCTCAGGCTGACCTCAAAAAACAACTGACAAATGAACAGTTCGAGGTCACACAAAAAGACGGCACCGAAGCGCCGTTTCACAATGAGTATTGGAATAACCATGAAGAAGGCATCTACGTCGATGTTGTTTCTGGCGAACCACTGTTTAGTTCCAAAGACAAATATGATTCCGGCACGGGCTGGCCCAGCTTTACGAAACCTCTCGATGCGAAGTCAGTGAAAACAGAAACGGACCGCAGCCTCTTTATGGCGCGCACCGAAGTACGCAGTCGCTATGCGAACTCTCACTTGGGGCATGTCTTTGATGACGGTCCTCCGCCCACAGGAAAACGCTACTGTATGAATTCAGCGTCGCTCAAGTTTATTCCGGTGAACAAGCTTGAAAGCGCTGGATACGGTGAATACTTGCCTTTGTTCAAGAAGAAATAG
- a CDS encoding sigma-70 family RNA polymerase sigma factor: MKEVSTKEVKGHLAQDKDEAELSKLMRLAQGGDSQSYRQALLKMREMLSKYIRNSFRRFRIPAEDSAEDVLQEVLLAIHQKRETYNPEQFFLPWMYAIARYKVIDFLRRSKVALRSTVSLDDELENLENLMVFESDSSLDADKLIDLLPEKQKKILLLVKIEGLSMEEASAKTGYSVSDVKVTVHRAIKSLQEKVQEKVQELEKEVPREDR, translated from the coding sequence ATGAAAGAAGTGAGTACCAAAGAAGTGAAAGGCCACCTTGCCCAAGATAAGGACGAGGCGGAACTGTCAAAACTCATGCGTTTGGCTCAAGGGGGCGATTCGCAGAGTTATCGTCAGGCTCTTCTGAAGATGCGTGAAATGCTGTCAAAGTATATTCGCAATTCTTTCCGAAGATTCCGCATTCCTGCGGAAGACTCGGCAGAGGATGTTCTTCAGGAAGTTTTATTGGCGATTCATCAGAAGCGTGAAACCTACAATCCCGAGCAGTTTTTCCTGCCTTGGATGTATGCGATCGCTCGCTACAAGGTGATAGACTTTTTACGCCGATCCAAAGTGGCTCTTCGTTCGACGGTCTCATTGGATGATGAACTTGAAAACCTGGAAAACTTGATGGTTTTTGAATCAGACTCCTCGTTGGATGCGGACAAGCTCATTGATTTGTTGCCGGAAAAGCAGAAAAAGATCCTGTTGCTGGTCAAAATCGAGGGGCTTTCAATGGAAGAAGCTTCGGCGAAGACGGGTTACTCGGTCAGCGACGTGAAGGTGACGGTGCACCGGGCGATCAAGTCCCTACAAGAAAAGGTTCAGGAAAAAGTTCAAGAACTGGAAAAGGAGGTTCCTCGTGAAGACAGATGA